The nucleotide window GAGTGCATAGCGCGGGGAAGATATTTACCCGCCTAGTAGTCCCGGTGAGCATGGTGTGTAGATTGCGACGACCCGTGGATGAACGGCGGGGCGCTGGAACATAGGCCACGGCCTGTAGGTAACCACCCGCGCGGATATAAATGTTTTTGCCCTGGCTGTTTGGCCGGGGTTTTTGCCTCTTGCTAGGTGTGACCACGCATAAGGGCTTGGCCCTGTTTTTCCTCCCTAGTGTTTGTGCATAGTTATGGGTTTGGCCTGTGTGGTTGATGGTTCAATTCCATCGAGGGGTGCTGGGATCATTGGGGGTGTGATCCCTATATTGCGCGCGTGGGCGGGGCTTTTGCCCTTTTCCTAGGCGCGTGTTTGTGGCGGGGCGGTGTTGTGAATTGGTTACGCCGCCCCGCCCTCTGTCTACTTTGAGAGGTATTGCTATGGATGCAGAGTTGAAGCAGCTCCCATTATCGGAGGCGGTTTACTACTGGAAAAAGACGCTTGAAAAGGCTAACTACAAACAGCCGGGGCGTAATTTTGTGCTGGCCAGTATTGGCGGCGTGTTGGCGTATCGGAGTGACAAACTGGATGGGCTTGCTACCCCTATGTTCGCCCCGGCTGGGGTGAGGCTATCTGATGAAGAGGCTAGGGCGCTAACGGCTGTGCTGTCGCTACCGCGATTGATGTAGTTAGAACCTAACGTACGGAGCGGCGTTTTCGTCCGTGGTGCCTATTGCATAGACGTCATTTTCGCCTGTGTCAGTGATTGCTACGGAATAGCTAACGTTTTCACTGAGGTTAACGTAGGCGGCGCCGTAGTTTACGTCACATTGGGTAATGCCTGGGTGGCGGCCCGCTTCTAGATCGGATTTTACGCGGCGCTGTTCCTGTTCGTTGCGAACGTGATAAATGGCGTTCATGGTGCCGTCGTTGACGTGGATGCTGATTTCCATGTTTTCACCTTTTCGGTGTTGAGGGGTTTGGGCACCACTATTTTAACCCGTCGTGTCAACCGGTGGAAGGGGCGCCTATAGGTAAAAGTAGCGTCACTGTGGCGTTTGATCCTAATAGTTTCACATGGGTCAACAATCAAAAATCAACAAAAAAAGAAGACCCGCGCGGGACGCGGGCCTTCGGAGAGGTTTACAACATGAAGTTGCAAGAAATCAGTTTACCTAATTCACCCTACAAATTGGTAATCGCAGAACATAGCAAAAAGGGGCTAATGGTAGACGCTTATCTCGCTTGTACAGCTATGGGGCTGCGTTGGAGGCAACAGGCTCCAAAACTAAATCTGGTGTTTGACCCGGAGCCTAACTTTGACGCTGAGTGGGTGACGCGTGAAGAGTTTAGCCGGTGGTTGGACGGTATCAAGGTGGGCCAGGTGAAGGAAGAGAATAGGGCTACTGTCGAGCTTTACAGGGATTGGCATGGGATAGCTATAGACAAGTTTCTAGCGGATAAAACACCCGCGCCTATGGAAGGCACTCTCGACTTCTCCCCGGCCCCGCGTGAACTCACCCGGCTAGAGATATTGCAGATGGCGCTACAGGCTGAGGAGGAGCGCCTACAACTTGAAGAGCAACAAGCCACCACTACGGATATAGGAACAGTGGCGGAACAACTCATTAACCTGGCTAAGGAATTGAAGGGCGGCGGGGATGTTACCGGATAAAAACGACCCCCGCGTGGGCGCTATCGCGGCCCAATTGGGCGTAACGCGGAATTACGCACGTCAATTGTTTCATGAGGCGGGCTACTCGGACGGGATGCTGTCCACACGTGAAGTAGCACACGCCCTAGGCGTGAGCGTTCCCACGGTGCGTAACTGGTTGAACGCTGGACGTCTACAGGGCACACGTTTAGCGGGCAGCCAGCGGTGGCGTGTGGCCCCGGAAGAGGTCGAGAGGATTAAAGCCCTATGAGTGTGAAGCATACGGCGGATTTTAACCCGGATACCCCGGGGGCGATGGTGTGGGCGCTGGTCCGTAGCGCGCAGGTATTGGAACGCGCGGCGGGGTCCGTGTGGCTGGATGCCGTGGAGCGGCGGGAGCTGCTACGCGCTGTGGCGTCTTTGAGGCGGAAACAACTACTAGTTTTGGAGAGGACGCGGGACGGTGGCAACTGGCTCGACGAAAAAGGAAATAGCGGCCCTGGTGAAGCAGATGGAGGCGGAAAGGCCAAAGCCGAAAAAACGGCGGACGGCCACGTTTTCGGGTGTGATGGAGGACAAGCAAAAACGAAAGTGGACCTACCTGTCTTTAGCGGCTGAACAGTTGGAGACTACACCCGGCCTGTTGATGGAAAAGGCAGACTTTTTAGGTCTGGAGATCCGCAACCAGATTAAGGGCTTTAAGGGGCCGTGGGTTCCCGTTAACGCTGTTAGGGCGTTGAAACTATCGGGCGGGCTTTCTACCGCTGCGAGTGAGCAAATATATAGGCCGTGTGTTCACTCTTGTTGCAATA belongs to Corynebacterium argentoratense DSM 44202 and includes:
- a CDS encoding helix-turn-helix domain-containing protein → MLSTREVAHALGVSVPTVRNWLNAGRLQGTRLAGSQRWRVAPEEVERIKAL